The genomic DNA AGGGCTCTCCTGCCTGAACTCCAAGATCAGCTTGCCCAGCTTCAGGAGCGTCTCTACGCCGAAAGCAAACAGGCCCTCCTGATCGTCTTGCAGGCCCGCGACGCCGGGGGGAAGGACGGCACCGTCAAACACGTCATCGGCGCCTTCAACCCGAACGGGGTGGACATCACCAACTTCAAGGTGCCGACGGCCGCGGAACAGGCCCACGATTTCCTGTGGCGCGTTCACGCACACGCCCCCCGCCAGGGCATGGTCGGCGTGTTCAACCGCAGCCACTACGAGGACGTTCTCGTCACCCGCGTCCACGGGCAGATCGACGAGGCGACCGCTACGCGCCGCCTGGGACACATCCGGGCCTTCGAGGCCCTCCTGAGCGACTCAGGAACGCGCGTCCTGAAGTTCTACCTCCACATCAGCCTCGAAGAGCAGAAAGCCAGGCTTCAGGCCCGTCTCGAAGATCCTGACAAGCACTGGAAATTCAACGCGGGCGACCTGGAAGAACGCGCCCTCTGGACCGACTACACCG from Deinococcus aestuarii includes the following:
- a CDS encoding polyphosphate kinase 2 family protein, which gives rise to MNLDPYRVQPGQPTSLRQWATDDDGGYDKKDARALLPELQDQLAQLQERLYAESKQALLIVLQARDAGGKDGTVKHVIGAFNPNGVDITNFKVPTAAEQAHDFLWRVHAHAPRQGMVGVFNRSHYEDVLVTRVHGQIDEATATRRLGHIRAFEALLSDSGTRVLKFYLHISLEEQKARLQARLEDPDKHWKFNAGDLEERALWTDYTAAYEAALGTSTDAAPWYVIPADRKWFRNLLISQIIVETLTQMNPQPPHADFDPLSVQIE